One Rouxiella sp. S1S-2 genomic window, AACAAACAGGAAGTCAAACTTGGCTTTTTCGGCTTGTTTTGCCAGGTTCTGCACGAATTCGACGTTAATGCTGGCATCTGATACGGCATCTGGATGACGCCAGGCCGACATATTCCCCGATGGGCCTTGAATAATCGCACCCAAACGCAACTGTCTTTTTTTGCTCATGCTATTTTCCTTTCCAGAATGCTGAACGCGCTTTGATAGGTCGCGTTATTCGTTTTAAACCAAGCTGCCCGAGTCGGCGACGGTGCGGACGTACTCTTTCTGCTCCTGCGCCTCGTAAATATCTTGTCGAAGAATTTTGCGCAGATAGACCAGCTCGACGCCTAACGGATTGGTGGCAGTGTGAAACGCCTCATAGCCACGGCGCTGATAGAGCGCCGTTAACCAAGGGTGACGAATGGCAGTTGCCAGATAGACGGCGGGGGCTTTTACCTGGTCGCGCAAAAATGTTTCTTCTGCATAGTTAATTATTTTCGCACCATAGCCTTGGCCTTTAGCCTGCTCATTCACTGCAAACCAGTGAATAAACGGCCAAGGCGCGGGCGAAGAGTACTTCGACGGCGTCCAGGGGAATCGCACCGTGGCGGTGGCAGTAATGCCAAGCTCTGTTTCCAGCAGAAAAGTACTTTCGTTACGAATAACCGTGCGAACGTCCTCGACGCTGGCGCGGGTTATCGTGAAATGAATGTTGTGTTCTTGCAGCGAGGCATAGGCTTTTTGCAACATGCTGTGCAGCGCCTGTGCATCTGACTCATTGGCAAGGCGGATAGTTTCACTCATCTCAAATTCCTTAGGCCAGAGCGACGCTGGCGCTGGCTAGCAGCTCAAGCGAACGTAGGCGAGCCTGTGACTGCGCAACCGGAGAATCAATAACGAACTCTTCTACGCCATATTTAGCCTGCAGGGCCTCAAGCTGTTGATGTACTTCTTCGCCGGTACCGACAAGCACGGCGGATTTTCGCTCTTCAATTTTGTGTGATTCGGCTTTCGACTGGCGAATGTAGGCTTCGGCATGCTCCAGGCTGCCGACGTTGACCCGTTGGCCATCGCTGGCCACCACGCGGTAAAGTTGCCCTTCTGCCACCAGTTTTTTCGCCTGTTCGGCGGTGTCGGCTACGATGACTGGCACGGCAAGCAGCGCGCGGCCCCCGTTACTGTCGTGGCTATAGGCCGAGAGTGCACGGGAAATATCGCGTTCGTCCGCATTCAGATGTGCGGCAAAAACAAAGTTCCATCCCAGGCTTGCTGCCAGTCGCGCACTCTCTTCGCTGGCACCCAGCAGGAAGCGTGCGGCCGTTTGCGGTGGCTGCGGCGTGGCGGAAAGTGTGTCGCCATTCTGTTCTCTCACCGGCACGGATAACCAGTCGTTGAGCAGTTTAAGCTGGGCAGCGAAATCGCCTTTTTGTTTGGGATCGACCGCATATTGCAGGGCGTGCGTAGACAGCGGCAGTCCGCCTGGTGCTTTACCTACGCCAAGATCAACACGGCCAGGTGCCAGCGAGGCCAATTGGTTAAAGTTTTCGGCGACTTTAAACGGACTATAATGCTGCAGCATCACGCCGCCTGATCCCACTCGCAGCTTGCGCGTGTGGGCCAGTATCCAGGCAATCACAACTTCGGGTGAAGAGATAGCCAGTCTGTCGGTATTGTGGTGCTCGGCCAGCCAAAAACGGTGATAACCCCATTTTTCAGCCTTCTGCGCCAACTCTAACGTGCGCTTCAGTGCACTGGCGGCGTCCTCATGTTCATCAAGAGGACTTTTATCTAGCAAACTTAAACGGTATCCCATCCTTTTTCCTTTTATGTGCTCAGGGAGTGATACCAGCGATTATTAAATTCAGGAAGATACGAAGTAAAACAACAATAGTTGCTATTAAGTTGCGCTAAATGAGATAGCGAGCAGGGGGGCGGTTTGCGGATGAAAGCAAATAGGCTAAAGTGGCAGTCCTGACCGTTATTCCTCATGTCCGACAGGTAATCATGCCCGCACCGTTAACTGAAGAAACGCTTAATGCACACTGCCAGCAGCTTTTCGCTCTGGTAAAAACACTGAGAATTGACCCATTGGTGCCTGAAAATCAGGTGCTGGATCGGGTGGCACTCAGTTTTCGCAAACTGCTAAATTTTATGGCCCAGCACCATGACGTTAATGCCTGCGCGCTGCTAACCTCGGCCTCTTCACCGTTGGCGCGGGAGCATCTCGCCGAACTCATGCAGGAAAATTTTTCAGCCGCGCAGCTGGGCGGAGTGTTTCGTCAAGATATTCCAGCGGCGCTTTTGGCGCAGTTTTTTACTGGCATGCTGCTGCAGTTGGCACAGTTGGGCGGTGAACCTGCTGTGCGTCATCAGCAGAGCCTGGCTGCGAGCAAACTGTTCTGCGAAGGGGCCTGGACGGGTGCGGAAAGAGGTTAGGCGTTTAAAAATGAGTAACGGTTACTGATAAGGTCCTGGCCCCGTCGATTCGCGAACGATCAGTTCTCCGGGAAAGGGTCTTAGTGCTTCAAATGGCCTGCCTTCCATCATGTCCACTAACTGCCTCAGAGTCGTTTTAATCATCTCTGCCACAGGCACTCTTACGCTGCTGACGGAAGGCATGAAATAGGTGGCCATAGGAATATCATCGAAACCAATCAGTGAGACATCTTGAGGAATACGTTTCCCTGCTGCGTACAAAGAATTTGCCGCACCGATGGCCATATCATCATTGCTGGCAACCAGTGCGGTGAAATGTATGCCACGCTCCAACAACGTTTCGGCGGCTGCAAGCCCGCTGCGCGGTGTCCACGCTCCTTCAACAACCCATTGTTCTCTAAAGGGAATGCCGTGTAGTTCTAGCGCCTCTCGGTATCCCTGCAGGCGACTATCGGCCGAGGGCGACCCCGGCGACCCGCAAATAAAGGCAATATCACGATGACCCGTTTTAATCAGATGACTGACCGCATTGAGGCTGTACTGCTGATGATCGGCATAAACACAGTGTTGGGGACTAAGATCAAGTCGTCGGTTCATCACAATAATGGGTTTGGTTGAGGCAGAGATTATCGCGCTTAGCTCGTCGGCGTTAAGAAAGCAAGGATAGACAATGATGCCGTCGCAGCGTAAATCGAGCAGGAATTCTATCGCCTGCCGCTCTTCTTCGGCACTGTGCTTGCCGTCGGCCAGCACCAACTGGCGGCCATAATTTTCAGTTGAGGTTGCGGTCTGAAAGAGCAGCTCAGTAAAATAGGGACCGTTGTATAAAGTGTTACTGACCATCAACCCAATGCTTTGTGATTTGCTGGTCGCCAGATTTCGCGCCAGCAGGTTGGGGCGATAGCCGGTTTCTTCAACGGCTTTAAAAACGCGGTCGCGGGTGGTTTTACTCACATAGCTGTTGCCTGCTAAAACTCTTGAAACCGTGGCTTTTGAAACGCCCGCTTTCTTGGCTACGTCGAGCATGGTTATCATCATTAATCCCCATAAACTGCATTTTTCATTTTAGCTATCGTACCTCGTTATTTATTAAATAAACAAGTTATTCAATAGGGATATAGTCGCTTAATTATTGCTGGTAGTTATACTCATTTCATATGATTTTATATTTATAGCCTTAATATTTTCTGGGGGATTAACGTTAATATTTTCTTAAATTAACAATATTCCCAACGAAGGATTAATTCAGTCATGATGGTCGAAATTAAGCAATTTCATGTCCTTTGCGATCGGCATCACAAATCAAACTAACTAATCTGAAACCGGTTGCAGAAACGAGCTTGCATTGTATATTTTAATTTAAACACTACGCCGAGGGATGAATGATGAATAAGGTCTTACTGTGCTGCGCCGCCGGAATGTCTACCAGTATGCTTGTCCAGCGGATGGAAAAATACGCTACGCAAAATAATATCGACGTTAAAATAAATGCCATCGCTTTTGACGAGTTTAGCGAGCAAATTCATCACTATGACGTGTGTTTGCTCGGGCCACAAATCAAGTACAAGCTGGCCGAATTCAAAGTTATCGCCGACCAACTCAATAAGCCGATTGCCGTGATCAACATGATGGATTACGGCATGATGAACGGCGAGAAAATTCTGAACGAAGCATTAAAAATGCTTACCTCCTATGAGGCAAAATAATGAGCACAATCAGTGAGTCATTATTCAGCGCGATTGAAAACACCATTAGCCCGATTGCGGCAAAACTTTCAAGTCAGCGCCACGTCGTTGCTATCAAAGACGGTTTTATTTCATCAATGCCTTTTCTGATAGTCGGCTCCTTTATGTTGCTTTTTGCCCATCCGCCATTTAGTGCCAACAGCCAGTGGGGCTTCGCGCAGTGGTGGTTGGGCATCGTCGAGCGACATACTGACCAAATCATGATGCCCTATAATATGACCATGGGCATTATGGCGGTTTATATTGCCGCCGCTATTGCCTATAATCTGGCACAAAGTTACAAAATGAACGGCTTTATGGCAGCGATGCTGTCACTTATGGCCTTCCTGGTGGTTGCTTCACCGCAGAGTAATAGTGCACTTCCGGTCGGTTCGTTAGGCGGGGAGGGAATATTTACCGCAATTCTGGTCAGCCTTTATTCCACCGAACTGATGCATTTTTTACAAAAGCATAATATTGGTTTTAAACTGCCGGAGCAGGTGCCGCCGAAAATAAGACAGTCGTTTGATTTGCTTATTCCTATTTTAGCCATTTTTATTACTCTCTTTCCGTTAAGTATTTTTATTCAACATCAGTTTGGCCTGTTATTACCGCAGGCAATTATGTCAGTTTTTGCGCCTATTATCTCGGCCTCAGATTCATTGCCGGCTATTTTAATTGCGGTTTTACTCTGTCACCTCCTGTGGTTTGCTGGCATTCATGGCGCGGTTATCGTCGGGGGTATCTTGCAGGCGTTCTGGTTAACCAATTTGGGCATAAACCAGCAGGAGCTGAACGCAGGGCAACCGATTACGCAAATCTTCATTGAGCCCTTCTGGCAATTCTTTATCGTGGTCGGTGGGTCCGGCTCAACGATGGGACTGGTGTTCCTTTATCTGCGTAGTCGATCGGCGCATCTTCGTTCTATAGGCAAGCTTGGGTTAGTGCCCAGCATGTTCAACATCAATGAACCGGTGATTTTTGGCTCGCCGGTGGTGATGAATCCGCTGCTGTTTATCCCCTTTATTACCGCTCCACTGGTTAACGCCATTATCGCCTATACCGCGACACGCACCAGCCTGGTCAATCATGTGATTTCACTTGCGCCCTGGACTACGCCGGGACCGATAGGCGCCGCGTGGTCAACGGGATGGGACTACCGCGCCATTATTCTGGTTGGTGTACTGCTTTGTGTGTCAACGCTGATTTACTACCCGTTCTTCAAAATGTATGAAAAACAGCTGCTTGAGCAGGAAGAGCCTAGCCTGCAGCCCCAACCAGTGGAGAACTGATTGTGGAACTTGAAAATATTATTATGGAATTGATTATTCACGCCGGAGAGTCACGGTCCTGCTCGATGGAGGCGCTGCGGGCGGCGCGGCAGTCCGATTGGACGTTGGCCGAACAGCATCTCACCGCAGCCAAGGTGGCCGTTCGCGAGGCGCATCTCATTCAAACCCAGCTGATTGGTGCCGACGAAGGCATGGGTAAAATTCCGGTAAGCCTGATTTTAGTTCATGCGCAGGATCACCTTATGAATGCGATGCTCTGTCGTGAGTTAGCCGAAGAGCTTATCTACTGTCACCGCGAAATTTCGAGTTTGAAAAACCGTTAATCAAGGAGCGAGTCATGCAACACCAACAGGTAAAACCTTTTCCCAATGGATTTCTTTGGGGTGCCTCAACCTCAGCTTATCAGGTTGAAGGCGCGTGGAACGAAGAGGGAAAAGGCCCCTCGGTGATTGATAAGGCGATTTTCGATGCAGAGTTGAGCGATTTTAAAGTCACCAGTGACCACTATCATCATCTTGAACAGGATGTTGCACTGTTTGCGGAATTGGGACTGAAAACCTATCGTTTCTCAATCTCCTGGGCACGTTTGTTCCCGCAAGGCAGTGGTGAAATAAATCCTAAGGGTGCAGCATTTTATCAGCGACTTATTGACCTGCTGCATGAGCATAAAATAGAACCTTTGGTCACGCTGTATCATTTTGACCTGCCTTGGGCGCTGCAGGAAAAAGGCGGATGGTCCAATCCTGAAACCGTGACCGCCTTTGAGCACTATGCCCGCACCGCCTTTGAACTCTACGGTGATCGGGTTAAGTACTGGCTGACGATTAATGAACAAAACATGATGATCCTTAAGGGCGAGGTCATCGGCACGTTACCGCCGGGTACGGCAGATCCACAGAAAGTGCTCTATCAGCAGAATCACCACATGATGCTCGCGCAAGCTAAAGCGATGATCGCCTGCCACCGGCTGCTGCCGAATGCCAAAATTGGCCCTGCGCCGAATATATCCAGTGTTTATCCCGCCAGTGCGCGTCCTGAAGACGTTCTTGCTGCCAACAATTTCAGCGCTATCCGCAACTGGTTGTACCTCGATTTGGCTTGCCACGGCGTTTACAACGCAGTGGCGTGGAGCTTTATGGAAGAGAAGGGCTATCTTCCGCGCATTACTGACGAAGAAATGGCGCTGCTGAGACGCGGCAAGCCTGATTTCATTGCATTTAACTATTACGCTTCTGCGACAGTAGGGGCAGCCGATTCGGCTCAGGCACGCGAACATGGCGACCCCGCAAAAGCAGTCGATCAGCAAATGGCGGGCATTGATAGCAGCGTGTATGCAGGAATGAACAACCCTTATCTCAAGAGAAATCAGTTTAACTGGTACATCGACCCCGTTGGTTTTCGTATTACTGCACGCGAAATTTATGAACGCTATCGCCTGCCGTTAATCGTCACAGAAAACGGCTTGGGTGCCTTTGACAAACTGGAAGCGGGCAACAAGATCTATGACGATTACCGCATTGAGTATCTGCAAAAACACCTTGAACAGCTGCAGTTGGCTATCAGTGACGGCGTTGAGATGTTCGGATACTGCCCGTGGTCAGCGATTGATTTGGTCAGTACCCATCAGGGGATCGGTAAGCGCTACGGTTTTATCTACGTTAATCGGGATGAAAAAGACCTGAAAGATCTTGCGCGTTTTAAGAAGAAAAGCTTTGTCTGGTATCAACGCGTTATCAACAGTAATGGCGGTAATCTTGACGCACAAATTGAGTACTGATTCTCTATTAAAGGAATGATTATGTTCAGCAAAAATTTACCTAAAGAGTTTCTTTGGGGCGGGGCCGTTGCGGCTCATCAGGTTGAAGGCGGTTGGGAGCAGGGCGGCAAAGGGCCAAGCATTGTCGATGTGTTAACCGCCGGTGCGCACGGCGTACCGCGTGAAATAACCGACGGTGTACAACCTGGCCACCGTTACCCTAACCATCAGGCAGTGGAATTTTATTCTCATTATAAAGAAGACATTGCGCTGTTTGCACAAATGGGTTTCAAGTGTTTTCGCACCTCCATTGCGTGGTCGCGTATTTTCCCCAACGGTGATGAAAAGCAGCCTAACGAAGCGGGCCTGCAGTTCTATGACGATCTGTTTGACGAGCTGCTTAAGTACAATATACAGCCGGTGATTACCCTGTCTCACTTTGAAATGCCATACCATCTGGTAAAGGAGTACGGCGGTTGGCTCAATCGTAAAGTGGTCGATTTCTTTGTGCATTTCAGCAACGTGGTAATGGAACGCTACAAGGAAAAAGTAAAATATTGGATGACTTTCAACGAGATTAACAACCAGCGTAACTGGAAAATCCCGCTGTTTGGTTACTCCTGTTCCGGAGTCATTTTTCTAGACCAGCCTAATCCCGAGCAGGCGATGTATCAGGTGCTGCATCATCAGTTTGTTGCCAGCGCTAAGGTGGTAAAACGCGGACACGCTATTAATCCTGACTTTCAGATTGGCTGTATGCTAGCGATGGTGCCGATTTATCCATGGTCCTGTGACCCCGACGACGTGATGTTTGCGCAAGAACAAATGCGTCAGCGTTATCTGTTCGGTGATGTGCAAATGCGCGGCTATTATCCGGCCTATATTTTGAAAGAGTGGGAAAACAGAGGCTATACAATTGAAATGCAGCCGGAGGATGCAGCGACGCTGCGTGAAGGCTGTACCGACTACGTAGGCTTTAGCTACTACATGAGCAACGCCGTGCAGTATGCCGCTAAAGACGCACAGGGCAGTATCGAGTCTATCGAAGGCGGCAAACGCAATCCGCACGTAGCCGCCTCGGAGTGGGGATGGCAAATCGACCCGGTTGGACTGCGCTACACGTTGAACGACCTGTATGAGCGCTATCAAAAACCGCTGTTTATTGTTGAAAACGGTTTTGGCGCGGTCGATACTCCGCAATCAGACGGGTCGATTAACGACGATTACCGGATTGACTATCTCCGCGCACACATTGAGCAGATGAAAATAGCGGTTGTTGAAGACGGCGTTGACCTGATGGGCTATACGCCGTGGGGCTGCATCGACTGTGTGTCTTACACTACCGGTCAATACAGCAAGCGCTACGGGTTTATTTATGTTGATAAACACGACGATAACAGCGGGACCCTGAAACGGTCGAAAAAGAAAAGTTTCGACTGGTACAAACAGGTTATTGCCAGCAATGGCGACAATCTCTAGATAAAATGAGGTAGAGAAGGCGGCTGTAGCACATAAATGATTTTTCTACCCACTCCAGCTATGATTGCCGTTATGATGTTAAATAACAAAAAACGGCAACCGCGCTAAGGAGTTATTATGAATAATCAAGAGCCTACCGCCTTCTCAACGGCTTCGGAGGCTATTGACCGCCTCGAAGCGTTGTATGAGGCATCACTGTCCTCACTGCGCGAAGCAATCAGTCAATACATTGAAAACGGCACCGTGCCAGACCTTAAGGCCCGTGCTGCAGGACTGTTTGCCTATCCGCAGCTTGAAGTGAGCTGGGACGGCAGCTCCCAAACGCCGTTTCGCACGCGTGCTTATGGCCGTTTTGCCCATCCGGGAAAATACGTGACCACACTGACGCGCCCTGAACTTTTCAGGAAATACCTGATAAGTCAGCTGTCGATTCTCGAAAAAGACTATGCTGCAACTTTTGTGGTCAGGGCTTCTGAGCAAGAAATGCCTTATCCGTTTGTGATCGACGGCTCTGATTTGGTACTCGACCGCACCATGACCGCCGGTCTGGCACTGCATTTTCCGACTACCGATCTGGCAAAAATCGTTGATGACGTCACTGACGGCATTCAGGCCGCCAGCGACAAATTCCCGCTTTCGCATTTTGACGCGCTGCGCACCGATTTCTCTCTGGCCCGCCTCAAGCACTATACCGGCACGCCGGTTGAGCATTTTCAGTCCTACGTGCTGTTCACCAACTACACCCGCTACGTTGATGAGTTTGTTAGTTGGTCGTGCGCACAGATTCTTGACCCGAATTCGCCGTACGTTGCGCTGTCGTGTGCGGGAGGCAACTATATTACCGAAGAGGACAGCGATCCGTCTCGTACTGCCTCTGACCTGGCGTGGAAGAAGCACCAAATGCCGGCCTATCACCTGATTGCCGAAAACGGGCAGGGCATCACGTTGGTGAACATCGGCGTGGGTCCTTCCAATGCTAAAACCATCTGCGATCATCTTGCGGTACTGCGCCCACACGCCTGGCTGATGATTGGTCACTGCGGTGGCCTGCGCGAAAGCCAGAGTATTGGTGACTACGTGTTGGCCCACGCTTACCTGCGCGATGACCACGTGCTGGACGCGGTACTGCCGCCGGATATCCCAATCCCGAGCATTGCCGAAGTGCAGCGCGCGTTGTATGACGCCACCAAGCTGGTGAGTAATATGCCGGGTGAAGAGGTTAAGCAGCGGTTACGTACCGGCACGGTTGTCACCACTGATGACCGCAACTGGGAGCTGCGTTTCTCGGCGTCGGCGCGTCGTTTTAGCCTGAGCCGTGCCGTCGCGGTGGATATGGAAAGTGCGACCATTGCCGCGCAGGGTTACCGTTTCCGGGTGCCCTACGGCACCCTGCTGTGTGTTTCCGATAAACCGCTGCACGGTGAGATTAAACTGCCGGGGCAGGCAAACCACTTCTATGAAGGGGCTATTTCCGAGCATTTACAAATCGGTATTCAGGCAATTGACCTGCTGCGCGCGGAAGGTGACAAGCTGCACTCGCGCAAACTGCGCACCTTTGATGAGCCGCCGTTCCGCTAATCGCCTGCTATAGATGAAAAAGGTATTGTATAGATAAAATTAGTTCAACAAGTGTCGGGGGGTGACCTCTGCCACCTGTTGGACTCCTTCCTTACTCCCTGAGCCGCTTGATATTTCTCTCCCCACTGCCTAACGCCGCCCTTCTTTAGCACAAAATTAGCATAGCTTATCTAATTTAAGCAGTTGTAAGGTCTTGGCGGTACATTGAAAATGTTAAAACTGCATTTTTTTGTATTTTCACCGGGAAAAAGGTTTATAAATGAAGTTATTAAAAAAGTTGCTGCTTCCTCTCGTGATTGCCGCAAGTGTCCACAGCGTTTGGGCAGCTGATCAGAATGTCCCGTTTTCAAGCTCTTTCCACGTCTCTGCAGATGACGCACTAAAAGCAAAACTGCCTGAGGATATTCTCAAACGTGGTTACATCGTGGCGGGCACTAACCCGAACACCCCGCCGACCACTTTCTATATGGCTGACAATAAAACGCTGGCAGGCCGTGAAATCGATGTGATGACCGCCATAGCCGAAAGGCTGGGCGTAGCGGTTCAGTGGCGTGATACCGGCGGTTTTGACAACATCATTCCTGGTTTGAAATCAGGCCGTTATGACGTCGCATTATCCAACATTAATGCCACCAAGGCGCGTCTGAGTCAGGTCGATTTCATCGGCTATTTCGACGCCTCGCGTCTGGGCATTATTTCACGTAAAGATGCCAACGTTGCGCCGTTTACCTCACTGCAGGATACCTGTGGCAAGCAGGTAGGTGCAGGTGCGGGTACCACACAGCTGCTGCGCCTTGATGAAGCAAGCAAAAAATGCGTCGCCGACGGCAAGCCCGCAATTACTATCGCGACCTTCCCGGATCGTCCTGCGGGCGTTCAGGCAGTGGTCAGCGGGCGTGTCGCCATGTTCTTTGGTCCTTATGAAGGCCTGACCTATCAGGTAAGCAAAGTGCCGGTTCTGACCATGAGCGGTCAGATCACGGTTAACGATGCTCCGGTTTCAATCGCCTTCCCTAAAGCCTCTCCGCTGGAAGATGCGGTGCAGGCCGCGCTGAACTCGCTGATTAAAGACGGTAGCTACCAGAAAATTCTTGATAAGTGGAACATTGGCTACGGCGCGATGAAAGAAGCAAAACGTAACGAAGAGATTTTTTAATGCAAAAGGCAACACCAGAACCGCAGAACGAACTGCGTATTATCGGTAAAAAATACTACGGGCGCTGGTTCAGCGCCTTTGTGGTATTGCTTATTTTACTGGCAGTCGGCAATTCGGTTATCAATAACCC contains:
- a CDS encoding GNAT family N-acetyltransferase translates to MSETIRLANESDAQALHSMLQKAYASLQEHNIHFTITRASVEDVRTVIRNESTFLLETELGITATATVRFPWTPSKYSSPAPWPFIHWFAVNEQAKGQGYGAKIINYAEETFLRDQVKAPAVYLATAIRHPWLTALYQRRGYEAFHTATNPLGVELVYLRKILRQDIYEAQEQKEYVRTVADSGSLV
- a CDS encoding LLM class flavin-dependent oxidoreductase, encoding MGYRLSLLDKSPLDEHEDAASALKRTLELAQKAEKWGYHRFWLAEHHNTDRLAISSPEVVIAWILAHTRKLRVGSGGVMLQHYSPFKVAENFNQLASLAPGRVDLGVGKAPGGLPLSTHALQYAVDPKQKGDFAAQLKLLNDWLSVPVREQNGDTLSATPQPPQTAARFLLGASEESARLAASLGWNFVFAAHLNADERDISRALSAYSHDSNGGRALLAVPVIVADTAEQAKKLVAEGQLYRVVASDGQRVNVGSLEHAEAYIRQSKAESHKIEERKSAVLVGTGEEVHQQLEALQAKYGVEEFVIDSPVAQSQARLRSLELLASASVALA
- a CDS encoding LacI family DNA-binding transcriptional regulator, yielding MITMLDVAKKAGVSKATVSRVLAGNSYVSKTTRDRVFKAVEETGYRPNLLARNLATSKSQSIGLMVSNTLYNGPYFTELLFQTATSTENYGRQLVLADGKHSAEEERQAIEFLLDLRCDGIIVYPCFLNADELSAIISASTKPIIVMNRRLDLSPQHCVYADHQQYSLNAVSHLIKTGHRDIAFICGSPGSPSADSRLQGYREALELHGIPFREQWVVEGAWTPRSGLAAAETLLERGIHFTALVASNDDMAIGAANSLYAAGKRIPQDVSLIGFDDIPMATYFMPSVSSVRVPVAEMIKTTLRQLVDMMEGRPFEALRPFPGELIVRESTGPGPYQ
- a CDS encoding PTS sugar transporter subunit IIB, with product MNKVLLCCAAGMSTSMLVQRMEKYATQNNIDVKINAIAFDEFSEQIHHYDVCLLGPQIKYKLAEFKVIADQLNKPIAVINMMDYGMMNGEKILNEALKMLTSYEAK
- a CDS encoding PTS sugar transporter subunit IIC, which codes for MSTISESLFSAIENTISPIAAKLSSQRHVVAIKDGFISSMPFLIVGSFMLLFAHPPFSANSQWGFAQWWLGIVERHTDQIMMPYNMTMGIMAVYIAAAIAYNLAQSYKMNGFMAAMLSLMAFLVVASPQSNSALPVGSLGGEGIFTAILVSLYSTELMHFLQKHNIGFKLPEQVPPKIRQSFDLLIPILAIFITLFPLSIFIQHQFGLLLPQAIMSVFAPIISASDSLPAILIAVLLCHLLWFAGIHGAVIVGGILQAFWLTNLGINQQELNAGQPITQIFIEPFWQFFIVVGGSGSTMGLVFLYLRSRSAHLRSIGKLGLVPSMFNINEPVIFGSPVVMNPLLFIPFITAPLVNAIIAYTATRTSLVNHVISLAPWTTPGPIGAAWSTGWDYRAIILVGVLLCVSTLIYYPFFKMYEKQLLEQEEPSLQPQPVEN
- a CDS encoding PTS lactose/cellobiose transporter subunit IIA, whose protein sequence is MELIIHAGESRSCSMEALRAARQSDWTLAEQHLTAAKVAVREAHLIQTQLIGADEGMGKIPVSLILVHAQDHLMNAMLCRELAEELIYCHREISSLKNR
- a CDS encoding glycoside hydrolase family 1 protein — its product is MQHQQVKPFPNGFLWGASTSAYQVEGAWNEEGKGPSVIDKAIFDAELSDFKVTSDHYHHLEQDVALFAELGLKTYRFSISWARLFPQGSGEINPKGAAFYQRLIDLLHEHKIEPLVTLYHFDLPWALQEKGGWSNPETVTAFEHYARTAFELYGDRVKYWLTINEQNMMILKGEVIGTLPPGTADPQKVLYQQNHHMMLAQAKAMIACHRLLPNAKIGPAPNISSVYPASARPEDVLAANNFSAIRNWLYLDLACHGVYNAVAWSFMEEKGYLPRITDEEMALLRRGKPDFIAFNYYASATVGAADSAQAREHGDPAKAVDQQMAGIDSSVYAGMNNPYLKRNQFNWYIDPVGFRITAREIYERYRLPLIVTENGLGAFDKLEAGNKIYDDYRIEYLQKHLEQLQLAISDGVEMFGYCPWSAIDLVSTHQGIGKRYGFIYVNRDEKDLKDLARFKKKSFVWYQRVINSNGGNLDAQIEY
- a CDS encoding 6-phospho-beta-glucosidase — translated: MFSKNLPKEFLWGGAVAAHQVEGGWEQGGKGPSIVDVLTAGAHGVPREITDGVQPGHRYPNHQAVEFYSHYKEDIALFAQMGFKCFRTSIAWSRIFPNGDEKQPNEAGLQFYDDLFDELLKYNIQPVITLSHFEMPYHLVKEYGGWLNRKVVDFFVHFSNVVMERYKEKVKYWMTFNEINNQRNWKIPLFGYSCSGVIFLDQPNPEQAMYQVLHHQFVASAKVVKRGHAINPDFQIGCMLAMVPIYPWSCDPDDVMFAQEQMRQRYLFGDVQMRGYYPAYILKEWENRGYTIEMQPEDAATLREGCTDYVGFSYYMSNAVQYAAKDAQGSIESIEGGKRNPHVAASEWGWQIDPVGLRYTLNDLYERYQKPLFIVENGFGAVDTPQSDGSINDDYRIDYLRAHIEQMKIAVVEDGVDLMGYTPWGCIDCVSYTTGQYSKRYGFIYVDKHDDNSGTLKRSKKKSFDWYKQVIASNGDNL
- a CDS encoding AMP nucleosidase, whose amino-acid sequence is MNNQEPTAFSTASEAIDRLEALYEASLSSLREAISQYIENGTVPDLKARAAGLFAYPQLEVSWDGSSQTPFRTRAYGRFAHPGKYVTTLTRPELFRKYLISQLSILEKDYAATFVVRASEQEMPYPFVIDGSDLVLDRTMTAGLALHFPTTDLAKIVDDVTDGIQAASDKFPLSHFDALRTDFSLARLKHYTGTPVEHFQSYVLFTNYTRYVDEFVSWSCAQILDPNSPYVALSCAGGNYITEEDSDPSRTASDLAWKKHQMPAYHLIAENGQGITLVNIGVGPSNAKTICDHLAVLRPHAWLMIGHCGGLRESQSIGDYVLAHAYLRDDHVLDAVLPPDIPIPSIAEVQRALYDATKLVSNMPGEEVKQRLRTGTVVTTDDRNWELRFSASARRFSLSRAVAVDMESATIAAQGYRFRVPYGTLLCVSDKPLHGEIKLPGQANHFYEGAISEHLQIGIQAIDLLRAEGDKLHSRKLRTFDEPPFR
- a CDS encoding ABC transporter substrate-binding protein translates to MKLLKKLLLPLVIAASVHSVWAADQNVPFSSSFHVSADDALKAKLPEDILKRGYIVAGTNPNTPPTTFYMADNKTLAGREIDVMTAIAERLGVAVQWRDTGGFDNIIPGLKSGRYDVALSNINATKARLSQVDFIGYFDASRLGIISRKDANVAPFTSLQDTCGKQVGAGAGTTQLLRLDEASKKCVADGKPAITIATFPDRPAGVQAVVSGRVAMFFGPYEGLTYQVSKVPVLTMSGQITVNDAPVSIAFPKASPLEDAVQAALNSLIKDGSYQKILDKWNIGYGAMKEAKRNEEIF